One window of Oryza brachyantha chromosome 12, ObraRS2, whole genome shotgun sequence genomic DNA carries:
- the LOC102718053 gene encoding AAA-ATPase At3g28610-like, translating to MYIATEANRKQAHDRKSAYMALSVEKWVGFGSAMAGVGLLWSRMPEHFHEEARYIISSLVPMAMSYFNPYEQVIVPEYGDERFRRNKLFDAVSTYMSSVRLEGASRLKAELSYSSKDDPVISLDENQEVADSFDGARVWWRLCPKASKNRGSTIITLHGRDADEEPRCYRLVFHKRHRQLVLSKYLPSIIQQWRVLIAENKKRQLFTNHIVNGRPTWSNVPYNPSATFDHLAMDHAKKVEIINDLTAFKMGQDYYSKVGKAWKRGYLLYGPPGTGKSTMIGAMADFLDYDVYDLDLTSINGNADLRKLFLETTDKSIIVIEDIDAIDVELSTKRKEGKAANGGEGNDNHVLIKVCDKEIGKSKVTLSGLLNIMDGLWSACGSERIFVFTTNHVDQLDPALIRSGRMDKLIELSYCRSEAFKMLAKTYLEIDDHSLFGEIGRLLDETNTTPAEVADSLMLRRESNDEIGRVLDEIGGAPADVADNLMLRWKRKRAADECLESLRETLKKAKMESATPPI from the coding sequence ATGTACATCGCCACAGAAGCTAACCGTAAACAAGCACACGACCGCAAGAGCGCATACATGGCGTTATCTGTGGAGAAGTGGGTGGGGTTCGGGTCGGCCATGGCTGGCGTCGGCTTGCTTTGGTCCAGGATGCCAGAGCACTTCCATGAGGAGGCTAGGTACATCATCAGTAGCTTGGTCCCCATGGCGATGTCCTACTTCAACCCCTACGAGCAGGTCATCGTCCCCGAGTACGGCGACGAGCGGTTCCGCCGGAACAAGCTGTTCGACGCCGTCTCCACCTACATGAGCAGCGTGCGCTTGGAGGGTGCAAGCAGGCTCAAGGCCGAGCTCAGCTACAGCAGCAAAGACGACCCGGTTATCAGTCTGGACGAGAACCAGGAGGTCGCCGACAGCTTCGACGGTGCCCGCGTGTGGTGGAGGTTGTGCCCCAAGGCCTCCAAGAACCGGGGGAGCACCATCATAACCCTCCATGGCCGCGACGCGGACGAAGAGCCACGGTGCTACAGGCTGGTGTTCCACAAGCGCCACCGCCAGCTCGTTCTCAGCAAGTACCTGCCCAGCATCATCCAGCAGTGGCGCGTGCTAATCGCCGAGAACAAAAAGAGGCAACTGTTCACGAACCACATCGTAAACGGGAGGCCCACGTGGAGCAATGTGCCATACAATCCGTCGGCGACGTTCGACCATCTCGCCATGGACCACGCGAAGAAAGTTGAGATCATAAACGATCTTACAGCGTTCAAGATGGGGCAGGACTACTACTCCAAGGTCGGCAAGGCGTGGAAGCGAGGCTACCTTCTGTACGGGCCACCGGGCACGGGAAAGTCTACCATGATCGGAGCTATGGCCGACTTCCTCGACTACGACGTCTACGACCTCGACCTAACATCGATCAACGGCAACGCCGACCTGCGGAAGCTCTTCCTTGAGACGACGGACAAGTCCATCATCGTTATTGAGGACATCGACGCGATCGATGTTGAACTCTCCACCAAGCGGAAGGAGGGCAAGGCAGCCAACGGCGGTGAGGGAAACGATAACCATGTTCTGATAAAGGTGTGCGATAAGGAAATCGGAAAAAGCAAAGTGACCCTCTCGGGGCTGCTTAACATCATGGACGGGCTGTGGTCCGCGTGCGGCAGCGAGCGGATCTTCGTGTTCACGACGAACCACGTCGACCAGCTCGACCCGGCGCTGATCCGCAGCGGGAGGATGGACAAGCTCATCGAGCTGTCCTACTGCCGGTCCGAGGCCTTCAAGATGCTCGCCAAGACCTACCTGGAGATTGACGACCACTCACTATTCGGTGAAATCGGTCGACTGCTCGACGAGACCAACACGACTCCGGCAGAAGTAGCCGATAGCCTCATGCTGCGGCGCGAGAGTAACGATGAAATCGGTCGAGTGCTCGACGAAATCGGCGGGGCACCGGCAGACGTGGCTGATAATCTCATGCTGCggtggaagaggaagagggccGCGGACGAATGCTTGGAAAGTTTACGGGAAACACTGAAGAAGGCAAAGATGGAGTCCGCAACACCACCTATATGA
- the LOC107305368 gene encoding uncharacterized protein LOC107305368 — protein MYYARINAIIDHCRKVEKQKKISDKAAGHCYLLRNEYIAQKPKWCTQEAWAVLVDEWCDPSWIKKSEKSHANRTSSKYKPHKGGSNSIATIRQKMSMREGRDISKIEAWVYTHRGADPNNPDELNTEEATECLKDYRTNVARLRGKEYNWKNNPVDPQALYNCSARKGHGRWATFNGLINDKEAIDEVRVGRASSVVRKRLCQEQDENEKRRQSEKIRRTEDHAKSVLSWGLGLYDHCNGMHKLLVTLATNQGVPANEIPPPFPPPPSPPGSPNESPILHDHNMIALVELENQESAFNVVAKGMFGGYLSAMCNEAESSSPNLDDEIDPF, from the exons ATGTACTATGCTAGGATCAATGCCATAATAGACCACTGTCGCAaagttgaaaaacaaaaaaagatatCAGACAAGGCTGCTGGGCACTGTTATCTACTAAGAAATGAGTACATAGCACAAAAACCTAAATGGTGCACTCAGGAGGCTTGGGCTGTTCTAGTTGATGAATGGTGTGATCCTTCCTGgattaaaaaatcagagaaaAGTCATGCCAATAGAACCAGCTCAAAATATAAGCCTCATAAGGGTGGTTCTAACTCCATTGCGACAATAAGACAAAAAATG TCTATGAGAGAAGGGCGGGACATAAGTAAGATTGAGGCGTGGGTCTACACACATAGAGGGGCCGATCCAAATAACCCTGATGAACTGAACACTGAGGAAGCCACCGAGTGTCTG aAGGATTATAGAACAAATGTTGCTAGATTACGTGGGAAAGAATACAATTGGAAGAATAATCCTGTTGATCCTCAAGCTCTATACAATTGCTCTGCCAGGAAGGGACATGGTAGATGGGCAACATTTAATGGgcttattaatgataaagaggcTATTGATGAGGTTAGAGTTGGTAGAGCTTCCTCCGTTGTTCGTAAGCGTCTTTGTCAAGAACAAGAtgaaaatgagaaaagaagGCAGTCTGAAAAGATTCGGAGAACAGAGGATCATGCTAAGAGTGTCTTATCATGGGGTTTAGGCTTGTATGATCATTGCAATGGCATGCATAAGCTTCTTGTG ACTCTTGCTACCAACCAAGGTGTTCCTGCTAATGAAATTCCACCTCCATTTCCTccaccaccatctcctccaGGCTCTCCCAATGAATCTCCTATTCTT CATGATCATAACATGATTGCCCTTGTTGAACTGGAAAACCAAGAGAGTGCATTCAATGTGGTTGCTAAAGGAATGTTCGGAGGCTACTTAAGTGCAATGTGCAACGAAGCAGAAAGTTCCTCTCCAAATTTGGATGATGAAATTGACCCATTCTGA